The following are encoded together in the Anopheles nili chromosome 3, idAnoNiliSN_F5_01, whole genome shotgun sequence genome:
- the LOC128726032 gene encoding uncharacterized protein LOC128726032 yields MNERLQRCMRQRTLQLFMVTAMCIVGLEGTMVRPGPGLTHQPKDSGTQRDAHPASDPLLQTRNGTTSAAERHRRLIPYMQYYVTSTAAPAGTDNADYQPSFNQLYNYRPINVPVREPVADIRQNYYTPKHNKQHGQQQAYRQQEEPVPYELQRPHHKQYYSTQPKLVASTGLKSIPSVSLSPFTFEYNHRHQQSPVKVVTVGGSSSSHSATSYSVLNTASSGDHHGEQGAGADVYERPKYAVIPRERDQYEQVPQRFPAVLPQKLYGIEVHMKHQSEDDTGPEPLAGGKYFLPTVASEVPPSARKPALYQAVPVYKKTRINPFLPSNTIPGPFTPMTGASSSGSSSSSSSGGSNTGSLSSSHQLDLAGHSESAGGAVSYIKSTVTESPVAVYSSYDHGSPVQDIRTHGDVASAPYLVLKTVPKFYYEKPRIPVVTPSPAPYQVFYKEKPSEGRKHHSNHSAYSRPRIPGVVPVRVIAVDPHNQPNEGHPEQSNAPYYTMGQQLYKVQESAAPSKGQSLPPPRQHLTETVLPQKTVVSDGLGKLPPAAGQYFLGQNYKVYKVPVKPHVVAPEPSYQYAHPQMVATISSTTPRPLAFSTTPVSTVGPPVHESPSYPVYHHHHSHAKQPRHNRTEYANRQRFYPQSMRHPNQHKPRPIPLVTVDEREQDLPLPAGTATGSLSDLLKNLQDSNLLPKTLTPDNIDNSIRTLVKILNNLKANGQHHPEVERPEISEVDTYRRVNYTTVEPETYVDADKYAAGPPMLINKVVSPGPNTGKPGIDYPALAEIPETSFKCKDQRYKGFFGDPETNCQVWHYCDLNGGKASFLCPNGTIFSQVALTCDWWFNVKCSTTAQLYVLNERLYKYILPFTPKFPEDYSGPLVDKYLALKFQEMEEKMKQQRAKGAKQGSIEIPNAVPENDEVNGNTLEDNDERYNQNQPYPVKYVTTEAAAEKVPTMPALSKTVVSMPKAPSPSGQITLEDIDADLQRGNPRLTESSSASSTLGPSTMMSMSAELADEESPSSPTSFRTSSVPTTTTLIIATEDPPIDPFHVEAMDEPEAREEDEYVNVVNAKQPTHAPLILHPTGAPMLGKVRRIEVKNDGTSGHLIRNANYNRRRKK; encoded by the exons CAATGTGCATCGTTGGACTAGAAGGAACGATGGTGAGACCTGGACCGGGTCTTACCCACCAACCGAAGGATAGCGGAACCCAGCGAGACGCCCATCCGGCGAGTGATCCTTTGTTGCAGACTCGCAACGGCACCACGTCCGCCGCCGAACGCCATCGGAGGCTGATTCCCTACATGCAGTACTACGTAACGTCGACGGCCGCACCAGCGGGAACCGATAATGCGGACTATCAGCCGTCGTTCAACCAGCTCTATAATTATAGGCCGATC AACGTTCCCGTGAGGGAGCCCGTTGCTGACATTCGGCAGAATTATTACACACCCAagcacaacaaacaacacgGACAGCAGCAGGCGTACCGGCAGCAAGAGGAACCGGTACCTTATGAGCTGCAACGACCGCATCATAAGCAGTACTACAGCACTCAACCGAAGCTGGTTGCCTCGACGGGGTTAAAATCGATCCCATCGGTTAGTCTCAGTCCTTTCACCTTCGAGTACAACCATCGGCATCAGCAGAGCCCTGTGAAGGTGGTGACTGTCGGTGGGTCGTCTTCATCCCATTCTGCGACGTCATACTCCGTATTGAATACTGCCTCCAGTGGTGATCATCACGGTGAACAgggtgctggtgctgatgtATACGAGCGGCCTAAGTATGCTGTTATTCCACGGGAACGCGATCAGTACGAGCAGGTTCCACAACGGTTCCCGGCTGTTCTGCCTCAGAAGCTGTATGGTATCGAGGTGCACATGAAGCATCAGTCAGAGGATGACACAGGACCTGAGCCACTTGCTGGGGGTAAATATTTCCTTCCAACTGTGGCCAGTGAAGTACCTCCATCGGCGCGAAAACCGGCACTT TACCAAGCAGTTCCGGTGTACAAAAAGACGCGCATCAATCCGTTCTTGCCCTCGAACACTATTCCCGGTCCTTTCACGCCGATGACAGGcgccagcagcagtggcagtagtagcagcagttcATCAGGAGGATCCAACACAGGCTCATTGAGCTCTTCTCACCAGCTCGATCTAGCTGGGCACAGCGAATCGGCAGGTGGAGCAGTTTCGTACATCAAGAGCACAGTAACAGAATCACCAGTGGCGGTATATTCGTCATACGACCACGGCAGTCCCGTCCAGGATATTCGCACCCATGGAGATGTGGCGTCAGCTCCATACCTGGTGTTGAAGACCGTGCCGAAGTTTTACTACGAAAAACCAAGGATCCCAGTAGTAACGCCGAGTCCGGCGCCCTACCAGGTGTTCTACAAGGAAAAACCTAGTGAAGGACGTAAGCACCACTCCAACCACAGCG CATATTCAAGACCGCGGATTCCCGGAGTGGTCCCGGTGAGGGTAATTGCCGTTGATCCCCACAACCAACCCAACGAAGGTCATCCAGAGCAATCGAATGCTCCCTACTATACAATGGGGCAACAGCTGTACAAGGTGCAGGAATCGGCAGCGCCTAGCAAGGGCCAGTCGTTACCGCCTCCTCGCCAGCATTTAACTGAAACTGTCCTGCCTCAGAAGACGGTGGTATCTGATGGACTTGGCAAGCTCCCGCCAGCGGCGGGTCAGTACTTCCTTGGGCAGAACTACAAGGTCTACAAGGTCCCGGTGAAGCCTCACGTAGTGGCTCCGGAGCCTTCATATCAGTACGCGCATCCCCAGATGGTCGCAACGATTTCTAGCACTACTCCTAGGCCGTTGgccttttcgacaactcctgTCTCAACCGTCGGACCTCCTGTGCACGAATCACCCTCGTACCCGGTGTACCACCATCATCACTCTCATGCGAAACAGCCTCGACATAACCGAACGGAGTACGCCAACCGACAGCGGTTCTACCCGCAATCGATGCGCCATCCGAACCAACATAAACCACGGCCTATTCCGTTAGTTACGGTTGACGAGCGGGAACAGGACCTTCCATTGCCAGCGGGTACTGCTACCGGCTCTTTGTCAGACTTGCTGAAGAACTTGCAGGACAGCAACCTGCTGCCGAAAACGCTCACCCCAGACAACATCGACAACTCCATCCGGACGCTGGTGAAGATCCTGAACAACCTGAAAGCGAACGGTCAACATCATCCGGAAGTCGAGCGGCCTGAGATAAGCGAGGTCGATACGTACAGGCGAGTTAACTACACGACGGTAGAACCCGAGACGTATGTGGACGCAGACAAGTACGCTGCCGGACCGCCCATGCTGATCAACAAAGTGGTCTCGCCGGGACCGAACACCGGTAAACCGGGCATTGACTACCCAGCGTTAGCCGAGATCCCCGAGACGAGCTTCAAGTGTAAGGATCAACGGTACAAAGGCTTCTTTGGCGACCCGGAAACCAACTGCCAGGTGTGGCACTACTGCGATCTGAACGGCGGAAAAGCCTCGTTCCTGTGTCCGAATGGAACCATCTTCAGTCAG GTTGCCCTGACGTGCGATTGGTGGTTCAATGTGAAATGTTCGACGACGGCGCAACTGTACGTGTTGAACGAACGACTCTACAAGTACATTCTGCCCTTCACACCCAAGTTCCCGGAGGACTACAGTGGACCCCTAGTGGATAA ATACTTAGCCCTCAAGTTCCAGGAGATGGAGGAGAAGATGAAACAACAGCGTGCCAAAGGAGCAAAGCAGGGTTCGATAGAGATCCCCAACGCAGTGCCGGAAAATGACGAAGTTAACGGCAATACGCTGGAGGACAATGACGAACGCTACAACCAGAATCAGCCTTACCCAGTCAAGTATGTCACCACGGAAGCCGCTGCTGAGAAAGTCCCGACAATGCCAGCCTTGTCCAAGACCGTCGTATCGATGCCGAAAGCACCATCACCGTCTGGCCAGATCACGCTGGAGGACATCGATGCGGATCTGCAACGGGGCAATCCCCGACTTACAGAATCCTCGAGCGCAAGCAGCACACTGGGTCCTTCGACTATGATGAGCATGTCGGCGGAACTCGCGGACGAGGAATCGCCCTCATCGCCCACAAGCTTTAGGACATCGTCCGTCCCCACGACAACCACGCTCATCATCGCAACCGAGGATCCTCCGATCGATCCGTTCCACGTGGAAGCGATGGACGAGCCGGAAGCGAGAGAAGAGGACGAATATGTGAATGTGGTGAATGCAAAACAGCCCACACACGCGCCTTTGATACTCCACCCAACGGGGGCGCCCATGTTGGGTAAGGTTCGACGAATTGAAGTTAAAAATGACGGCACAAGCGGCCATCTGATTAGAAACGCTAATTACAaccggagaaggaaaaaataa